A stretch of the Papaver somniferum cultivar HN1 chromosome 6, ASM357369v1, whole genome shotgun sequence genome encodes the following:
- the LOC113285801 gene encoding uncharacterized protein LOC113285801, which yields MGSMKPSNRYPVTTDSRTSASSQVSDPSSSSDRFKNPNNNKSFLKHFSGKSSTRKSPDLISPTSNFSSKALVKPKVNDLAGYTNKVKPQDQNLSSLVKKFMDKRSSKLNSQQKTAALVIPADVIAEDLKKTAAAKGSKFSTFQRKLFQKGSSGGPEKKALTEVKTNTRTLAMVLRSERELLNQSKEFEGVITELKLIIEGKNREVEKLKDLCLNQREEIKALKTAILFPDVMNSQLQDILDKQGSELKQAKQVIPTLQRQVTSLTGQLQSLADGLAEVKADKYSIRGCYEGNLSSPRTPAFDLDATNSLEYSSEDGESPGSPDDMLHKDFNPCSDDMLLKDLNPCLTPYFAKSKEFDEMMAYDSPNEEGLFGSDTKMSKESDFDSQDGIFSKSSDHWGRPSLGATYARATRRSEENKCTYGRPLHHKLF from the exons ATGGGTTCGATGAAACCCTCGAATCGATATCCAGTTACCACCGATTCTCGAACATCAGCTTCTTCACAAGTATCTGATCCATCTTCATCTTCCGatagattcaaaaaccctaacaaCAACAAATCGTTCCTCAAACATTTCAGTGGAAAATCAAGTACTCGAAAATCACCAGATCTAATTTCACCAACCTCAAATTTCTCTTCGAAGGCTTTGGTTAAACCTAAAGTTAATGACTTGGCGGGGTATACTAACAAGGTTAAGCCTCAAGACCAGAATTTGAGCTCATTAGTAAAGAAATTCATGGATAAGAGATCTTCGAAACTGAATTCGCAGCAGAAGACAGCAGCTTTGGTTATTCCAGctgatgttattgctgaagatttgaagaaaacagCTGCGGCTAAAGGTTCCAAGTTTTCGACTTTTCAAAGGAAATTGTTTCAGAAAGGAAGTTCAGGTGGGCCAGAGAAAAAGGCGTTGACGGAAGTAAAGACGAATACAAGAACGTTAGCTATGGTGTTGAGGAGTGAGAGGGAGTTGTTGAATCAAAGTAAAGAGTTTGAGGGGGTGATTACGGAGCTTAAGCTGATTATTGAGGGGAAGAATAGAGAG gTGGAGAAGTTGAAGGATTTGTGCTTGAATCAAAGGGAAGAGATAAAGGCATTAAAAACTGCTATTCTGTTCCCTGATGTTATGAATTCACAACTTCAAGATATTCTAGATAAGCAAGGATCGGAGTTGAAACAGGCAAAACAAGTTATTCCCACTTTACAGCGACAGGTTACTTCTCTTACAGGACAATTGCAAAGTCTTGCAGATGGTCTTGCTGAG GTCAAGGCAGATAAATACTCTATCAGGGGATGTTATGAAGGCAATCTAAGTTCTCCTAGAACACCAGCATTTGATCTAGACGCCACCAATTCTTTG GAGTACAGTTCTGAGGATGGAGAAAGCCCTGGTAGTCCAGATGATATGTTACACAAAGATTTCAATCCCTGCTCAGATGACATGCTTCTCAAGGATTTGAACCCCTGCTTGACCCCTTACTTCGCCAAGTCAAAG GAATTTGATGAGATGATGGCATACGATTCTCCAAATGAGGAAGGTTTGTTTGGCAGTGACACCAAAATGAGCAAAGAGAGTGATTTTGATTCTCAAGATGGAATTTTTTCCAAGAGTTCTGACCACTGGGGAAGACCAAGTCTAGGAGCCACTTATGCTCGGGCAACTCGTAGGTCAGAGGAGAACAAATGCACCTATGGGAGGCCACTACATCATAAgctattttaa
- the LOC113290979 gene encoding uncharacterized protein LOC113290979 — translation MDSHQQGNLENIRNHNTETTNEVVEDMEHDLTEEGEQLAKEYFHEGFLGKDTRDHIGYLNTLHAPDIIFLSETKINDNMIIRLTNFLCMPNSVYVPSVGASGGLIFLWKDGFSVDIVGSISKMIHAIVSNDPSKGEWFLSCIYGTPYKTEQKEQWSYINDLSKSVTIPWVVLGDLNITMCTNDINHATSSITSPEILELIKDSDLTDLGLSGCPYTWTSNKHGIVKYKSRLDRAIINSHWSIDYPNAILTHLPQRGSDHTPILLELYKESLVKGRNWKFFKHWLKDENCHDEMKKSWDRESLEVLLKNHFMNIIKTSHPSNSADFLKYIHSCISEEDNEELEAIPSEQEIYNALMTMDPWKSPGPDVFPPGFYQTKWKIVKEDVCKTIKSFFHSVYKIISKVIALRTKKHISSIISPMQAAYVPRRLISENRLGFSSKFCQLISQCISTTEIEVLINGSPSTQFQPTRGKLQGDSLSPYLFILAIESFSRFLAHCEKHGELTRVINEFSICSGQLINFSKSVVYFSGNMDPFDCQDISGLFQVRQLDIKEEKYMGLPFFVGRNRKILFSVLIEKMDYKYSKWNASNMSEAARRVQQVAKCIHLKDVRSAEQAEDLGLWKAVEWDKEQKLYRVIFELEAKNKVADILSKLAKVDGVTNSWGINPPEVIKHQLDEDAKNVTL, via the exons ATGGATTCCCATCAACAGGGTAATCTTGAGAACATCAGGAATCATAATACTGAAACTActaatgaagttgttgaagatatgGAACATGATCTGACCGAAGAAGGAGAACAACTTGCAAAAGAGTACTTTCATGAGG GTTTTcttggaaaagatactagagatCATATTGGTTATCTTAACACTCTACATGCTCctgatattatttttctttctgaaacaaaaataaatgataaCATGATAATTAGGTTAACCAACTTTTTGTGCATGCCTAATAGTGTTTATGTCCCATCTGTTGGTGCTTCTGGAGGCCTAATTTTTTTATGGAAAGATGGCTTCTCAGTAGACATTGTTGGCTCAATTAGTAAAATGATCCATGCTATAGTGTCCAATGATCCTAGTAAAGGGGAATGGTTTCTTTCTTGTATCTATGGTACTCCttataaaacagaacaaaaagaACAATGGTCTTACATAAATGATCTTAGTAAATCTGTTACTATTCCTTGGGTAGTTTTAGGTGATCTTAACATTACTATGTGCACTAATGATATAAACCATGCTACTTCTTCTATTACTTCTCCTGAAATTCTTGAGCTTATAAAAGACTCAGATTTGACTGATCTAGGACTCAGTGGTTGTCCTTATACTTGGACCAGTAACAAACATGGCATTGTAAAATATAAATCTAGACTTGATAGGGCTATAATTAACAGTCATTGGTCAATAGATTATCCTAATGCTATTCTGACCCATCTCCCCCAAAGAGGCTCTGATCATACTCCAATTTTATTAGAGTTATATAAGGAAAGTCTAGTTAAAGGTAGAAACTGGAAATTCTTTAAACATTGGTTAAAAGATGAAAATTGTCATGATGAAATGAAGAAATCTTG GGATAGAGAATCCCTGGAAGTTCTTCTGAAAAATCATTTTATGAATATCATTAAAACCTCTCATCCTTCCAACAGTGCTGATTTTCTTAAGTATATTCATTCTTGTATATCTGAGGAAGACAATGAAGAGTTAGAAGCCATCCCAAGTGAGCAAGAAATATATAATGCTTTGATGACTATGGATCCATGGAAATCTCCAGGTCCAGATGTATTTCCTCCTGGTTTTTATCAGACAAAATGGAAGATTGTTAAAGAAGATGTTTGCAAAACTATCAAGTCTTTTTTCCATTCAG TGTACAAGATAATTTCCAAAGTTATTGCTCTAAGAACAAAGAAACACATCTCAAGTATAATCTCTCCTATGCAAGCTGCTTATGTACCGAGAAGATTGATTTCTGAAAAT AGGTTGGGTTTTAGCAGTAAATTCTGCCAACTGATCTCTCAATGTATTTCTACTACTGAAATTGAAGTTCTCATCAATGGTTCTCCTTCAACACAATTCCAGCCAACTCGTGGGAAACTTCAGGGTGATTCATTATCACCATATTTATTCATCCTAGCCATCGAAAGTTTTTCTAGATTTCTGGCTCATTGTGAAAAACATGGAGAACTCACAAGG GTTATCAATGAATTCAGTATCTGTTCTGGACAACTTATCAACTTTAGCAAGTCTGTAGTTTATTTTAGTGGTAATATGGATCCATTTGATTGTCAAGATATTAGTGGTTTATTTCAGGTTCGTCAACTTGatatcaaagaagaaaaatatatggGACTTCCTTTTTTTGTTGGCAGGAATAGGAAAATACTCTTTTCTGTTCTTATTGAAAAGATGGATTATAAATACTCTAAATGGAATGCAAGCAACATGTCGGAGGCAGCCAGAA GAGTTCAACAAGTAGCAAAATGCATCCATCTGAAGGATGTCAGGAGCGCGGAGCAAGCTGAAGATCTGGGACTTTGGAAAGCAGTGGAATGGGATAAAGAACAAAAGCTATACAGGGTGATCTTTGAGCTTGAAGCGAA GAACAAAGTTGCTGACATTCTTTCAAAGTTGGCTAAAGTAGATGGTGTTACCAATTCTTGGGGTATTAACCCTCCAGAAGTTATCAAGCATCAGTTAGATGAAGATGCTAAGAATGTAACTCTTTAA